The stretch of DNA AGGCTCAATGATACCAGTCAGATGTTTTACCTGTGGAAAAGTGATTTCCACCGAGTATGAAGAGTATAAGAAGAGATTGGAAGCTGGTGAGGATATCAGGGAGATTCTGGATGATCTCGGCCTTGAGCGTTACTGCTGCAGGAGAATGCTGCTTTCGCACAAGGAGATCATTGACGATCTCAACCCTTATCAATAAATTTAGGAGGGGTCGTGGGGTAGCCTGGAATCCTATGGCGTTCGGGATGCTGTGACCTGAGTTCGAATCTCAGCGACCCCATTTTCCAAAAATTTAAATGTTCTTAAGAAGTTCTGTGGAATTAAAGATGACAACATCATACACCCGCTATGAAAGAGCCCGCATCGTCGGGGCACGCTCGTTGCAAATCTCGATGGGCGCACCGTTATTAGTGAAAACAGACAAGATTGATCCTCTTGAAATCGCATTAGAGGAGTACCAAAAGGGCGTAATTCCCATTACAGTGAAAAGAAGATAAAAAGGAGAGCTGATTAATTGAATGCAAATAGTGATATTGAGATAGAGCTGAAAGAGTCCTTAGTCCCGGTTGAAGACTACCTCGCTGCCGGTGTACACATCGGAACGCAGCAGAAGAGCCAGGACATGATGAAGTTTATCTACCGCGTCCGCGGTGACGGACTTTACATCCTTGACATTCAGCAGACAGACGACAGGATAAAGACCGCTGCAGAGTTCATTGCAAAGTTCGACCCTGCAAAGGTATTCGTTGTGACCTCGCGCCAGTATGGACAGTACCCCGCGAAGAAGTTCGCCGATGCAGTCGGCGGAAGGTCGAAGGTCGGCCGCTTCATTCCCGGAATGCTGACCAATCAGAGGATCCCCAACTACGTCGAACCCGAAGTGGTTATCGTAACCGACCCGATCGGCGATTCGCAGGCGATCAACGAGGCAGTCCAGTGCGGCGTCCCGGTAGTTGCTCTCTGCGACACCAACAACATTACTAAATATATTGATCTCGTAATCCCTACAAACAATAAAGGGCGCAAAGCTCTGAGCCTGATATACTATCTGCTTGCAAGAGAGGTTCTTAAGATACGTGGTGTCCCGACCTCCATTACAGTAGAAGACTTCGAGATCGAGCTTTAAGCGAGCCCGGAGTTTATGGTTACATGGATGTGCGCAGGGTCACTCTGGCCGGGAGATTCTATCCCGGGGAGCCCGCTTCTTTAAAGGAGCAGCTGGCGTATTTTTTTAGTCATGTTGCTTTGCCGCATCCTGTAGATGCCTGCGGAATAGTATCCCCTCATGCGGGGACAATATATTCCGGTCAGGCTGCCGCATATTCCTTTTCTGCAATTCCAAGTGATTTCAACGGGACTTTTATCGTTGTCGCACCGAGCCATGCGGGCTATCCCGACTGTACGTCGGGCCTTTCATGGGAGACGCCTCTCGGGATTATCGAATGTGACGAGGCCCTCGTCTCCGCACTCGATATAAACAGGGACGATTTTGCAATGGCCCAGCCGGAAAACTCACTCGAAGTGCAGATGCCCTTCATAAAGTTCAGGTTCCCGGATGCGAAGGTCGTGCCGGTACTTATGGGAAGGCAGACTCTCCAGGGAGCAGAAGCGATGGCGGAGGCGATCGTCCGTACGGTCAGGGAGACGTCGTCGGATGTCAGGATTGTCGCATCATCGGACTTTTCGCATTATATCCCCGATGAAGAGGCGAGAAGGCTCGACGGTTATGCCATCGAAGCTCTCTTCGATCTTGATTCCGAAGAATTTTTCAGGAGGATCAGGGAGGAGGGCGTCAGTGCCTGTGGCTACGGGCCGATTGCCGTGATGGTTGAGGCATGCAGGGAATTATTCGGTGCAAAAAAGAGTGAACTGCTGAAATACATGACCAGCGGCGATGTCTCGGGTGACTTCAGCCAGGTTGTCGGGTACGCGGCGGTTGCAGTTTTTTAAGTGATATTATGGCGACATGGAGTGCACCGGGCAAGGTATTTTTATTTGGCGAGCATGCGGTGGTCTACGGGAAACCGGGAATAGCAATGGCCATCAAACCGAGGGTCTCGGTCACGGTCAGAAAGGTGCGGAACCCCTCGAAGATAAATTCCCCGTATATAGAGAACTGTTTCGAGCTGACCGGGGTTACGGGAAGTGTCTATATCCATTCCCAGCTCCCGAGCTCTTCGGGACTCGGGTCGTCAGCAGCGGTCACAGTCGCAACACTCTCGGCGATAAACGATGAGTTCAACCTCTCCTTGGAGAAGAAGGATATCGCGGATATCGCGTACCAGGTGGAGAAGAAGGTCCAGAGAGGAAGGGCGAGTCCGACAGATACATTCGTCTCCACCTACGGCGGACTGATCCTGATCAAGGACAATAAAAGAAGAATCCTCCCGCCGGAGAATTTCAACATCGTTATCGGCAATACCCTCGTCTCGCACAAGACTTCCGAACTCGTGGAGATGGTGGGCGAATTCAGGAGGACTAACCCGCTCGTGGTCGACCCGATCCTCAATGCGATAGAGGCGGTTACGATAAGATCCATGCACAACTTCAACAACTTAAAAGTCCTTGGGCGGTATATGGACGTCAACCATTCACTCCTCGAGGCTCTCGGGGTAGGCCATCCGGCATTGACAAGGCTTGTCAATGCGGCAAGGAGCGGCGGTGCATACGGCGCCAAGATGACAGGGGCCGGAGGAGGAGGGTGCATGATCGCACTCTGCCCGAAGAGATCCAAGAGCAGGGTCGCCGCTGCAATAGAGGCTGCCGACGGAAAGGCGATTATAACTACAATAGATACGGAAGGGGCACGCAGGGAAGACGACGATGAAAGAGAAGATTATATTAAAGCTGGGCGGTAGCGTAATCACCGACAAATCTTCGGGCGAATGCAAAGTAAACAAATCCGTTCTTGAAAAGATAGCTGTCGAACTCGCATCGAGAGAGAACGTCGTGCCGGTCATCGTTCACGGCGCCGGTTCGTGCGGCCATCCCGAAGCGAAAGAGCATCATCTTGATAAGGGGTTAGATCATACTAATAAAGCAGGCATATTTATCACCCACAGAGCTGTGTGCAGCCTGAACGATGAGGTGGTAAACGCGCTGCGTGCCAGTGGTGTGGAGGCCGTAGGCATTCACCCGCTTGATGCATGTACTGCGAAAAACGGACGTCTAATATCATTTGACAGCAGTCCTGTCGAACTGCTAATCCAAAACGGTGTAATTCCTGTTCTTCACGGGGACGTAGTGATGGATATCGGGCAGGGGGCCTGTATCGTCTCGGGCGATCAGCTTATCAGCTGCCTTGCAGGGAAAATGGCAGTCGACAGAATAGGGCTTGCGA from Methanolacinia petrolearia DSM 11571 encodes:
- the mvk gene encoding mevalonate kinase is translated as MATWSAPGKVFLFGEHAVVYGKPGIAMAIKPRVSVTVRKVRNPSKINSPYIENCFELTGVTGSVYIHSQLPSSSGLGSSAAVTVATLSAINDEFNLSLEKKDIADIAYQVEKKVQRGRASPTDTFVSTYGGLILIKDNKRRILPPENFNIVIGNTLVSHKTSELVEMVGEFRRTNPLVVDPILNAIEAVTIRSMHNFNNLKVLGRYMDVNHSLLEALGVGHPALTRLVNAARSGGAYGAKMTGAGGGGCMIALCPKRSKSRVAAAIEAADGKAIITTIDTEGARREDDDEREDYIKAGR
- the amrB gene encoding AmmeMemoRadiSam system protein B, yielding MDVRRVTLAGRFYPGEPASLKEQLAYFFSHVALPHPVDACGIVSPHAGTIYSGQAAAYSFSAIPSDFNGTFIVVAPSHAGYPDCTSGLSWETPLGIIECDEALVSALDINRDDFAMAQPENSLEVQMPFIKFRFPDAKVVPVLMGRQTLQGAEAMAEAIVRTVRETSSDVRIVASSDFSHYIPDEEARRLDGYAIEALFDLDSEEFFRRIREEGVSACGYGPIAVMVEACRELFGAKKSELLKYMTSGDVSGDFSQVVGYAAVAVF
- a CDS encoding DNA-directed RNA polymerase subunit N — protein: MIPVRCFTCGKVISTEYEEYKKRLEAGEDIREILDDLGLERYCCRRMLLSHKEIIDDLNPYQ
- the rpsB gene encoding 30S ribosomal protein S2, which encodes MNANSDIEIELKESLVPVEDYLAAGVHIGTQQKSQDMMKFIYRVRGDGLYILDIQQTDDRIKTAAEFIAKFDPAKVFVVTSRQYGQYPAKKFADAVGGRSKVGRFIPGMLTNQRIPNYVEPEVVIVTDPIGDSQAINEAVQCGVPVVALCDTNNITKYIDLVIPTNNKGRKALSLIYYLLAREVLKIRGVPTSITVEDFEIEL
- a CDS encoding DNA-directed RNA polymerase subunit K; amino-acid sequence: MTTSYTRYERARIVGARSLQISMGAPLLVKTDKIDPLEIALEEYQKGVIPITVKRR
- a CDS encoding isopentenyl phosphate kinase; its protein translation is MKEKIILKLGGSVITDKSSGECKVNKSVLEKIAVELASRENVVPVIVHGAGSCGHPEAKEHHLDKGLDHTNKAGIFITHRAVCSLNDEVVNALRASGVEAVGIHPLDACTAKNGRLISFDSSPVELLIQNGVIPVLHGDVVMDIGQGACIVSGDQLISCLAGKMAVDRIGLATDVAGVFDRDGNVIRHITRNNAGGLEIRGSGSTDVTGGMRGKIDELLLLAEEGVESELFHISRVSDFLDGRDNGGTRVSP